TGGGTCCTCGAGGTTAGTATCTTTCTCCTTGTTCTTTTTTTACGTAATGGAACTTTTTTTCTAAGCACACCTCAAGAAACCAAGCTGACAGCGATATTTTGTGTCTCCATGGCAGAGCATACCTCAAGAAACCATCGATAGCCATGAATTGCAGTCTATCACTTTAGATTATAGACGGGAGTGTCAACATGACGACATAGTTGAATCTCTTACTAGCGTGGAAGCGATCGAGGAAAGGGATTCGATCCATTCTCTTAATGGAACTAATGGTTCCGCTGCAGTAGCAGAAAACAAACAACAATATTGCAGGCAGTTTCTGCATTTACTGAGATTGTCAGGCGACGGGCTTGAAATAAATCGCGGCCGAACTGAGTGGAGAAAGAAGTCTCCAAGGTGATCAAATAATCTACCCAGCTCCATAATCTTATCTTGGTTTCATCATCAGCCTCCCATATGAAGAATAATATAGGCTTCTCCCTACTCTTTACCTTGGCCTCATCAGCTCTCAGCTCCTTCTTATTTTCCTTCTTATCTTATTCCGGGATTTTGCTTTCAACTTGTGGTTTCCAATAGGAGTTAGGTTATCAAGTTTTTGTCCTCTTACTGATAGAGATCATTAGATCTGAAGTCCACTGAGCAAGAGAAATGATTTGATATACCGCTCAAACTGGATgaaatatttatttgttttgttaTAGTGGTTTATATGTGAAGCTCTGAACTTTGTTTCTGTAACTGTTCCAAATCTTTGTGTGGTGTTTATGAAGAGTGTTATCATATCAAATGCATAATGTTTAAAGCTCTTGCTCTTAAATTTTCTAAAATGTTGTGTTCTTTTAAGCCTATGTTTGGTAAAGAGGGGTGGGAAGAAAAAATTTGGAGAGAAAAAaatattagatgttttgaaaAAATAGGAGAGAAAAGTGAGTAGAAGACTTTTGTCAAATTAATGAGAAAATTAAATTCTTAATATATCTTTTCATTTAATTTTTAATCAAGGGTATCAAAgtaattataaaatgatataacTTTACTTTTTTTTGGCATTATATTTCCactccaaatatatatatatagacactccattaattaaaaaaattagtttttaaaattattttcaatactttttcccaattttattttgacattctttaaattctttttttttttttaatttcaataattttatgttatcttgttttcataattatttttaaataatgtataattttttaagGAAAAACTCTTTCCTTTTTGACaaatttttatatactttttgtttaaatttttattttatttaaatatttaaaataaatattatttttatatattttttagaatatgaaatgaatttttttttttttttaaaaagtgagCATAAgttgataaaaataaatattatatattaatttttaataaaaatggtgCATAAtcactttttcttttttctctatcAAACACTTATAGtgaaaacaatatttttttttcaattttttcaattgTTTTTTCCTGCCAAACAAGCATTGAGGAATTGATTTGTTATAAGGCTTGCATAAGATTGGGTGCATGATTACCTGCACTTATGTTGATtcaattatatattattaaataattaatatattactcaaaaaatatataaaaaactttttgatattttaatatatcttgtttaataaattttgaatattttcagATTTCAAGTTTAGTAATATTTAAGCTATTATTCTATTTTGTGTACCTACACTATAGAAAACATAAAATTAGATTTATTGTCATTTCATTTAGTCAAGATTTTTGTATTGTGTTACTGTCAATAGACATAGTCTTTTCTTGACAATTAATGAGTTAGATATGATTATATAATTATACCTTAAAAGATAGTAATTGAAAAACCATCCTTATTGGTCGGTGTCATTGTTAGTGGCATAACAAATTTTAAGCTAACAAAATCAAATaattttacttttattattaCGATTAACACTTTATATTACGATTAACAAAGTCAaataattttacttttatttattcttTCGTACTTTCTTAAATCAATGAATGACATATAGgagttgtttggtaacacttaaaaaaaatttatttaattaattaaaaatttgaaaattaaacataaaatagtgtttgataattctattattatttattatttttaaaaaatttaattcaaatttattaaatttagaaaataaaaaaatttcacttttaaattttaattaacatCTCGTTTTATATtgctaaacaaaaaataaaaataaaaattatgagacacatttattattttttgtttttaaaaacaaaaaacaaaaatagttactaaatatttttttattttttaaaaataaagaaacaaaaataaaaataatatttctatttttgtgtttaaaaaattcaaaaactttaCCAATCACAACCATAGACATCAttaatgatttaaaaaaatattaaaatataaaatactaAATAATTTTCACATATCATGAATGAGTGTAAAAGATAATACAATAGAGAATTTCCATTGCATTACGTGCTCGTCAAAATTTAGTAGTTATGAGTCTTCAGATTGTGATGGGACCTTCTAACCTCAACCACTGCCTCCTCTAATTCTCAGTGTCCTAGAATAATCAAGAGCTTCTTAGGCTATCAGAAAGTTGTGCTTAAACAGTAAAGCTTTTTAGGATCAAATAACGTGTTAACCCATCTAATCCATGGGGACCAAGAATTAATCAATATACTTACTAATTTTCCTCCCACTAACACCATCAGAACAACCTTAGAAGAAATCCCATTCAAGATAAATCCGAACCTGGCCACTCCATTCCAAACTAAGTATTGCTGAGactgttcttgagcttcaaatcTACCCTATAAATAATGAGTTTTTCATTCATTCGATACTCCATAACATCGAAAGAGCTCAAGTTTCAATGAAGAGAATCGCCAAGGCTTTGTTTACTCTGACACTCCTTGTGTCGTTCATGGTCCGCATTGAGGGAGGAAGAGACGTGCCCAAAAAAGGCGAGGCCTATGCAGACACCGACACTCCACAACACACCTTAGGTCTTTTAGGCTGGGGCTTCGGTGGGGTGCTTCCCTGGCTCGGTTTTGGACTGGGAAGCCTCGTCCCTTTGCTCGAACTCCCTTGGCTGCTTCGACACCTCGGGTATGGAGGGCAGCGCCCCGGGAAAAAACACGATTTGGTCGATGACATGAAAGAGTACCCTCCTAAAGGTGATACTCTGGTTAGCCAATCTCCTTAAACTAAGTGTTTTGTGTTATAAATAAGGATGCTTGTGTGATGAAGAAGATGACTTCTAGGGTTTGCTAAAAGAAATAATGTATGGCTATATAGGCTATTGCCATGTAAAATAGCCTTTAAATAAATTTCTTTGACTATTATACCTCTATTTACATTACACAGCTCTAGCTCCAATTCGAGTCTTAAAAGCCAAACTAAATAGAAGATCAAAACTAATTACTtggcatatttattaatatttggcCAATCTTACCATATTCATTTAGGCATTGCTACTTTTAAACTGCACTACAGAAGACACTGTTCCTTGCATAAGAGAAAACTTCTACTGTCACAGGATGACAGTTCAGTAAGCTACACAAAGTTTTTTGATAGATGAAATGTATAGAAAATAAATTTGCTGAGACGACAAAACAGTTCTTTCGATCTCCTTAACCCCAAAGCATTCTGATTAATCCTCCTGTAACAGTACAAAACAAGCACTAGTTATCAGAAGTTCACCATCAAAGTATGAAACCAAACAGTAACAACCGATGAGCTGACAATGTTTGTGGATTAAGAAATGCTCTTGTATAATTCTATTTGAGGATCGAAACACTGCTTTACACCGACGATTCATAACATAAGAAATCCGCTAACTATTGTTTTATTATTACAGTGGCAGAAATGGAATGAAATGTGGTATTGAACAACTTACACAGTCAAATTTTCATGAGAGCAGAACAGTCAACTAGCGGCGGGAAGGAATACTCTAATGAGCTCTTTTGAAGTGACTCTTTTCCTGCAGGTAGGGCATTTACCCTGTGCTGTAATTGCAGCCTTAATGCATGACTTACAGAAAATATGACCACATTTTGTTGACATTTCCTCAACCAATTGACCCATGCAAATTGGGCAGCTAAAAGTGGGCTCCTTTGGGGGCGGAGGTGGCTTCGGGACATTTTCATTCTGCAAATAAAGAATGTGAAGATCAGTCTAACCTTGTACTAGTTAAGACTTACCATAGATTATTAGGAAGCTCCATGTTACCATGTATTGAGACTGAAGTAAATAATCGCAATGAAAAATGTTCTGATTTATGCATGGTCGTGTATAGTTATAAATAACTAGAGCATCTAGCGTGTGTATTTGTCCAGAACCAAGTGCTCCCTCTTCATATACCAATTTGCAATATTACTCACCCCAACAATTGGAGAACAATCAACTAGTGCAAGAGACAAATGAGCCTTAAAAATATCTAACAGTAAAATTAGCATTTCAATTATGGTCGATTTTTATGAGTTACGATAAACAAATATCCTTGGCATTTGACGCAATTTGGGAGGAACAAGTTCCACGGGGCATCGTATACAAGAATAAGTTGCATTAACTACATAAAAACATCAATCAGTAAGTGCTAGTCAGAAAACTTTTAGCATAAAGAGTGAAAACCATTTACTCAAACTAGGCCATCAATGTATATAAAACAAGAGTAAACTCATCCTACTGTAAACCACTTATTAGATCAAACAAGATGATGAAGATCTATTACCGTAGAGTTTGCACTGCTTTCCAAATTTATGTAAAAATCACAATTAATAATGGTCTGATTTGGTGCAGTTCTCCTGCGCTTGTGATTATTGTGAGTAATCCTATTTCGCTCTTCTGCAATGATCAAAACGAAAGTGAGGAGATAAAGAATATGAGATACAAGCATCAATTGAAAGGCCAAATTCATCTTAGACAAATGTTAGCACTTAAAGACTAAAAACAACATACTTAACATCTTCTGCAACTTAAACTACAGTTTCTCACCCCCATATCAAACATAAAAGAGTCACAATTACCACAAAGCTCTTTTCCTTCAAAATCATTTGACCTTTTCATTTCCATCAAAATAAGAAAGAATGAGAACAAAACATTACAAGACGAAAAGATATCTAAACATACTGTGCAACTTTAAGAAAAGACCAAAAGTTTAACAGAATAACAGCAAACAATAAAGGATTACCTGAATCTACATCAACTACAATCCTCCGATGATTCCTTCTATTGTTTTTAGCCTAAAACAATACAACGACAAGTAAATGACTTAAGCTACACCTACAATACCAATAACAACAAAAATATTAGCAACGAACTACTTCCTACCGCAGCAAATGCCCTCGGCGAAGATTCAATGACATCATCATCAATTGCCTCAACATCAATGGTAGCTGGAGGGAGGGAGTTTCCTTGTGGTCTAGATTGTGATTCCTGACTTCTCACTTGAGTTGATGTGCCCTCCTGATCCCTTATATCACTAGGTGGTGCACTATTAAGGTCTAAGTCCAAAGCCATCTTCCTTCGCCGGTGCCCCCTTAGGGTAGTCCCCCTGGTGCTCTGTGTGCTCATTACGAAAATTAAGAACCTTTCTCTACCAAAGATTATGCCtgagaaaactaaattcaaaaaaGGATATCATAATTTTAAACATTATTATTCACAGATAATCCAATTTCTATTgggaacaaaaaaatatatatagcgaGCTTCACATTAATGAACGAACTAAATCAATTCTACAAACACAAACTCTCATATATCAACTGAAAGAACAAAAAAATCACGGGTTTGAGCTCTACAATAATCTGTTAGTACAAAATGATAACACGAGAAAGAAATTAATATTATGTAAGCGAAGAAATTAAAATCAACTCAAACTTTTCTAGTCCGAAGTGTAGGCAAACCAGAATagcaaaaaataaattatttttaatttttaaaaatttgatgATCAAGTAAACCCACTAAAAAAATATACACATCACTGTTGGAAATACCCCTTTAATGATCAAGTAAACCCACTAAAAAACTATACACATCACTGTTGGAAATACCCGTTTAATAATAACCTTGGGAATTTTTTTAATTCCGTTCCTCAAAATTCTGGAAATAGATAAGAAGTAAATTTCAAACCCTAATAGCACAAACGGAAAAAGGGGAATCAATGAAACAGATGATGAGAGGGATCTTAAAACCCTAGGAAATCATCAACGATCGAACAcaatttttactttattttttaaaataattccgATCAATTGAAACCacataaagaataataataataataaataaattaaatcagaAAAAGATCGACCTTTCTGTATGAGATGATAATGAAATCCAAATGTCAATGGAGTTCCCCCAAAATTTTCTCCATACACAACAGCAGAGTCAGtagattaaatatatatatatagtaaaatcAGTTCAAATatgcaaaaataataagaaaaaaactGGAGAAGTTTGATAGATATATAAGAACTCAGAAGAGAAGAAGACTCATTTTGGGTCTGTGACGCAGGCGCACGTGTCAGCAATAAGCCCAACTCGGCCCACTTCCATCGCACGTGTGAGTTGCccgttattattattattttggtaaaagataattttcttttgcttttaaattttcttttttcAAAGGTGAGTTTTTGATGGTTAAATTTGAAGTTTGAACGTTAACCTTGGAAAATGAAAAAGTGTGTTTAAGTAaaaagggtaggtaaccatttatAACCCTATATTTTTACAAAATATCATCTTAGTACATGTGTTTACAAATAATGTTCATTTGGtatcttgtattttaaaattgtacatatttgatatcctgcattttaaaatcgtacatatttgatactcTAAACtcgaatttaattaataaaattttatcaatttaatcaaattactctcaatcatacgagctacaaattatatataactaCTGATAGTTttgtcatattgacaaaattttatcaattaggatatcaaatatctatgttttcaaaatacaggtaccatatgagcattattgaaaatagagggtATACTTTGCAAAATCAaaaggtaccaaatgagtaaattttcaagtaaaaataataaatgataattattatttccctaaaaaaataataataaataaatgataatttatttcattttaatatTTGAATGGAAGATGAATATTTTCAGAAAGTAATCTGACTCTAGTAATTCAAATTATAATATGAATAATTAATATGGTTGTTTTCGAATTTGGCAAAAAATCTTCTTCCCCCCCTTTTTTTTGTATTGGGTAATAGCTTTATTGACTCATATAAAGTATGTTTTGAGTCAATAAAATGAAATTGGTAAAACCTAATAAATATAATCAATCTTATTTTAGAAATTTTTGATATGCGCCTTTTcttaaaccaaaaaaaaaaactacataattaagaaaatataatatttaaagtaATTAATTATGTATGGAAGATttcaagtaatttttttttatctttagcttaaaaaagaaaa
The genomic region above belongs to Humulus lupulus chromosome 1, drHumLupu1.1, whole genome shotgun sequence and contains:
- the LOC133782681 gene encoding uncharacterized protein LOC133782681; the protein is MSTQSTRGTTLRGHRRRKMALDLDLNSAPPSDIRDQEGTSTQVRSQESQSRPQGNSLPPATIDVEAIDDDVIESSPRAFAAAKNNRRNHRRIVVDVDSEERNRITHNNHKRRRTAPNQTIINCDFYINLESSANSTNENVPKPPPPPKEPTFSCPICMGQLVEEMSTKCGHIFCKSCIKAAITAQGKCPTCRKRVTSKELIRVFLPAAS